The following proteins come from a genomic window of Castor canadensis chromosome 17, mCasCan1.hap1v2, whole genome shotgun sequence:
- the Tmem42 gene encoding transmembrane protein 42 isoform X1, whose product MAARPQSPGGAVSAAAYPDTPAEFPPHLQAGAMRRRFWGVFNCLCAGAFGALAAAAAKLAFGSEANMGLCILGIVAMASTNSLMWTFFSRGLSFSMSSAIASVTVTFSNILSSAFLGYVLYGECQEVLWWGGIFLILCGLTLIHRKLPPAWKALPQKQQ is encoded by the exons ATGGCCGCGAGGCCGCAGTCCCCGGGCGGTGCGGTGTCGGCGGCCGCCTACCCCGACACGCCGGCCGAGTTCCCCCCGCACCTCCAGGCCGGCGCGATGCGGCGCCGCTTCTGGGGCGTGTTCAACTGCCTGTGCGCCGGCGCGTTCGGGGCCctggccgccgccgccgccaagCTGGCCTTCGGCAGCGAG GCAAACATGGGCTTATGCATCTTAGGCATTGTTGCAATGGCAAGCACCAATTCTCTGATGTGGACCTTCTTTAGccggggcctcagtttctccatgtctTCAGCCATTGCATCTGTCACAGTGACGTTTTCTAACATCCTCAGCTCG GCCTTCCTGGGCTACGTGCTGTATGGAGAGTGCCAAGAGGTCTTGTGGTGGGGAGGAATATTCCTCATCCTCTGTGGGCTCACCCTGATCCACAGGAAGCTCCCACCCGCCTGGAAGGCCCTTCCACAGAAGCAGCAGTAA